The nucleotide window TCCTCTGTCTCAACGTCTTCGCAGCCTTCACTCTGGGCTGTTTCTTTCTACCTCCATACGTGCCGCGATCGCAACCTAAAATCTGGCTGGCCGACATGGCATCTCGTAAGTCTCGGATCCAGAGAACTTCAGCAAGCCCCTAGAAACAAACAACGAAAGTTTGCACTAGAAGACCAAGGTACTCTAGAAAGGGTCCTGAACTGAAAGTCTAAGTGGGTTCGCTGCCGGTTGCCCTGACTCAAAGTCAGATCTGACACTGTTAGTTTTGCTGAGATGTACTAACTTGTCATTCAAAGGACATAGCTAGACCTCTGTTCAAGGTCCGACCATGCTGTTCGCGCATTCCAAGCTACAAGATGGCCGGAGCAACTTACAGGGTGCTGGAAAGGTGTACCCTATGAGTCGGATGGTCAAGTCGAGGAATTCATTTGCTTTCAGCTATTGGAAGGCCTAGTTTATCCCTCTGGCTAAGAAGCCATGCCTCAGCCGCTGCTTCGTCTGCCTCCTCATGATCAAGTTGCCATTCAAGCAGGACTTCAATCGCCCTGGCAGGGAATTTTCCTCCTTGCTTGACCCCGAGAGCCTTTTTTATGGCGTTTCCATCCAAGATTGGCCTTATTGACGAAACCGAATTCAGCCTCTGTTTCTGGGCAAATGAGAGCAGGGCTTCATGTCTCTGTAAAACTTAATCGATTTCCCCCTGACCCGGGTCTGGAGATTCCGGCTGTGGTTTCAAGTAAACTATCTCCCCAAGAGCTGAGAAAAGAACCTGCAGGCCCCAGAAGACTCCCCATTTTCGGATCATCATCCCAATCGTGCCGCGGGATGGAGTAGAGCCGATAACCAGTTCCATGGTGGATCGAATAGATTCCAAGTTCCCTAGCGACGATTCTATTAGCTTGTAAAGCTGCCTGGTGCCCTTTAGGGCATTGATAGCTTCGTCAACGGCAAGCTTATGGTCATTGGTGTCTAGCCCTGCTAACGGAGCATAGACGACCATCGCCCAAAGCATGTCTTTCTGTTTCTCAGATTCCATCAAAGCTCAAAGATCCCTTGCTGGATCCTGCGCTAAAGGTCGTAATAGTGTTAATTGTCCGAGACCAAGTGGCGGGCCATGGCTTTTCAGGTTCTTGGGGAAGGAGACGACGGAGGTGCTCATGTAGAGGAGAGCGCAACGACAGGAAGACAGTTCCATAAAGATTGGCCTCGTGGATTAAGGAAAAAGATAGCTCAGGGTTCCGGTTCTTCATCATTTTAAAGACCTCAATCCCAACTCTCTCCCGGCTGACCTTCTCGTCTAGAGCAACGTGAATTTCGTGCTCTTTGATGCAGCTCAGAGCCTCGGGATCAAGAGTGAAACCGAGTTTACTTCCTATGCGGATGAGACGCAGCACACGCAAGGGATCGTCGAGAAAGGTCTGCCTCGGCTCTAGTGGTGTCCGTATTATGCCAGCCTCCAAATCGTCCAGGCCTCTGCGAGTAAAGTCGGCAACCTTTCGGTTTTGCAGGTCAAAGAACAGGGCATTGGCAGTTGCGTCACGTCTGAATGCATCTTCCTTGATGGTGCCAAACTCCGTTTCTGGAGTACGACAATCGTCGTCGTATGCCTCCTTGCGCACCTCAGGTTGACAAGATCCAGATCCAAGCCGAAGATTCTTCCAACAGCAGTCTCTAGCTTTTTCGACTTGTCGAGATTCTTCTTGGTTGAATGAAAGCCATTGAACTTTTTGAACTCAATCCCCAAGTCTAAGGCTCGCTGCTGGTAGGAGGCCTCATTCTATTCGAGGAACTCTGTCAGAAGACTGCCGAATTGCACACCAGTCATGGTACTTAGAGCGATATCCAAGTCAGAACAGGGGATGCCCATAAGTCGATCTCTCACCCAGCCACCAGTTATCCATACTTCCAATTCTGGTGTCGCCAACTGCTGTCGGCACTCAAGCAGAAGATCGCGGAGCAATTCTTCAGCTGGTAACAAATCTATCGTTGTTGCTTGGCTGGGAGACCGTTTCGACGAAGACATTGCAAAGAGTCAACAAACCGGTCAAGATTTGTGTTTGTAAATACGTGCCTAGTACCTAGACCGTCTTACCTTGTTCCATCTTTAACTTTTTACCTGGAGGTTCCATACAAGCTGTTTAGTGGCGATGACATGGAGTTGGGTAGATGAGTCAGAGTCACAAGGGCCATCTTTCGTAGCCTAGCCAGTTGTCAAGCAAGTGTTacaaaaacaaaaaaacTCCTTACTTTCTACGATTTATCTGACAGTTCGAAAGCAAAGTGTAGAATTAGTATATGTAGATAGcaaaaaacatacaacagcggggattcgctggtcgtcaccgacccaactactaatccgccggttagtggcttgactatgggagagcggacgggatcccgtattttccaCTACCTTTGGTCGTATGTACTGGTTACACTAACAAACTGGCTTATAAACGCGGGGTTACAACATGGATAAGACAGGATCACTATGGACTACATACCCGTTCTCATCCACTCGATGGTCGTATACCTGGCCAGTGtctccttgagcttcgcTCTTGTTAGCCAAGCCCTCGTTCAGCTTGATACCTAATATGTGTCTTTATGCTGCAACCCACACTGCTACGACCTCAATGCGTTGGTATTGAAGCGAAGAGTGAAGCCCATTGAAACTCAAAGCCCGCTCGCCTCGACATGCAAGGGCCGTTTGCTCAGTTTCTGCATAGTAACCGGGCCGTCTTGATCTCAATCATGCCGGGAAGAGGCATGTAACTACCGGTCCGGATTATGGAGACAGACACTCGGTTGCAGAACCTCCGTTTCagagaggaaaagagaaTACGCCTGCTGAGTTCTCCTCGTAAATGACATTTCACACAAACTGAGACCAGTCTTGAATCGATGAAATGATGGCGTGCGTCCGTGAGTGCACAGATCGTG belongs to Fusarium oxysporum Fo47 chromosome V, complete sequence and includes:
- a CDS encoding uncharacterized protein (expressed protein) — protein: MLWAMVVYAPLAGLDTNDHKLAVDEAINALKGTRQLYKLIESSLGNLESIRSTMELVIGSTPSRGTIGMMIRKWGVFWGLQVLFSALGEIVYLKPQPESPDPGQGEID